A segment of the Candidatus Omnitrophota bacterium genome:
CAGGCGGATAATAGTATTTCCTGGTGTCAATACCATTGTATGCCAAGTACCATGCAAGAACATCGCGGTTCATACCGAACACACTCGCATCAATGAGCATCGTGAAGTCTTTGTATGTGGACCGATTCCCCTCTTTGACAACCTGAAACACCAACCCAGGGAGCCCCGAAAGGCCCGCCTTATACCTCTCCGCTATTGTGTTCCTGAGCTGTACGTTTAACTCAAGGAGGCGAAAGCTTCCAATGGCAAGGGCTGCATGAAACTCGCTCATGCGTGCATTCAAGCCTACAAGAGAAGGGTTGTAATCACCGGTGTTTCCGTAATCTCTACCGGCCCTGAGCATCTCAGCTAAAACCCTATCGGCCGTAGTAATTATTCCGCCCTCTCCGGCAACCACTATCTTGGTGGGGCTCAAGGAAAAAACCTCGGCATCTCCGAAGCTTCCCACCCGTTCCTCACCAACCTTAGCGCCCATCGCATGCGCAGAATCATATAACAAGGAAAGCCCGTTATCGCGAGCCACTCTCTCAAGAGCACGGACATCACATGGGTTGCCAAAGACATGAACCGGCATAATCGCGGTTATATCCTCTTCCTCTCCCAATGCCTCCTCAAGACGTCCTACTGACAGGTTCCACGTATCTTCCTCCACATCCACGAAGACAGGCTCTAAATTGTTCCATACCAAAGAATGAGCGGAAGCAAAGAAAGTGTAGCTTGGGAGTGCAACTTTGCCCCTCAGGCCCAGGTATTTGAGAGCGAGAATAAGCCCACTTGTGCAGCATGAAACCGCTATGGCATCTCTTTCGCGCAAAATATCCTTCGCTTCTAACTCTAATTGCCTTACTAGCGGGCCGTTGGTTATATGCCCAGTGTCATAGAAGCTATGGAAGGCTTCCTTGATCAACTCCCAAGGGGGTAGGGTGGGTCTGTTGAAAGGAATCTGCATCTACTTATACCCTATCAGATATCTGACCTGTTTACTTTTGGTCTTTTGCCTATCGGCTTGCATGGCACACCCGCGTAGATTGTCCATGGCTCGCAATCTTTGAGAACAAGGCTGCAGCTTCCTATAATTGCTCCCTCGCCGATTGTAATTCCTGGATGCACCACCGCGCTGGTGCCAATAAAGGCATCTTTCCCGATAATTATCCTCATTAATTGAACGCTTCTCTGCTCAAGGGGAAGTGCTGCCGACATCCTGGCGCCTCCTTTATATGTATCTGTCCCAGTAATTAATCTTGCACCAGCCGCGATTGCAGTATAATCCCCAACTT
Coding sequences within it:
- a CDS encoding DegT/DnrJ/EryC1/StrS family aminotransferase: MQIPFNRPTLPPWELIKEAFHSFYDTGHITNGPLVRQLELEAKDILRERDAIAVSCCTSGLILALKYLGLRGKVALPSYTFFASAHSLVWNNLEPVFVDVEEDTWNLSVGRLEEALGEEEDITAIMPVHVFGNPCDVRALERVARDNGLSLLYDSAHAMGAKVGEERVGSFGDAEVFSLSPTKIVVAGEGGIITTADRVLAEMLRAGRDYGNTGDYNPSLVGLNARMSEFHAALAIGSFRLLELNVQLRNTIAERYKAGLSGLPGLVFQVVKEGNRSTYKDFTMLIDASVFGMNRDVLAWYLAYNGIDTRKYYYPPVHRTAIYWDKWGNKYDKDLPITNMLSKNVLSLPIWSHMDERIVELVVERINEAHCKADEVTSEYLKEKRDNPI
- a CDS encoding acyltransferase, whose amino-acid sequence is MNERLFMQELKSLGEGAIIYPMAKIIKPEVIEIGPYCKIDDFTFIYGGNGIRIGRYVHIASFVSIIGGGVLEVGDYTAIAAGARLITGTDTYKGGARMSAALPLEQRSVQLMRIIIGKDAFIGTSAVVHPGITIGEGAIIGSCSLVLKDCEPWTIYAGVPCKPIGKRPKVNRSDI